From a region of the Onychomys torridus unplaced genomic scaffold, mOncTor1.1, whole genome shotgun sequence genome:
- the LOC118575652 gene encoding NADPH-dependent 3-keto-steroid reductase HSD3B3-like has product KDFSKLQTKAKVTVLKGDILDAQCLRRACQGISVVIHSAASLEFFGAIHRQTILDINMKGTQLLLDACVEASVPVFIYSSTVSVAGPNSYKEIIQNGCEEENHESRWSHPYPYSKKMAEKAVLAANGRSLRDGGTLHTCALRLPFIYGEGSQHISYVVNRALKNNGILDSFAKFSVINPVFVSNAAWAHILAARGLQDPNKAPNIQGQFYYISDETPHQSFVDLHYTLSKDWGLHLDSSWSLPLPMLYWLAFLLETVSFLLRPIYNYQPPFNRCLVTMSNSVFTFSYKKSQRDLGYEPPVSWEEAREKTSQWIGSLVEQHKGTLNTKSQ; this is encoded by the exons AAGGATTTCTCCA AGCTGCAGACAAAAGCCAAGGTGACAGTGCTGAAGGGAGACATTCTGGATGCCCAGTGCCTGAGGAGAGCCTGCCAGGGCATCTCTGTCGTCATCCACAGCGCTGCCTCCCTTGAATTCTTCGGTGCCATTCACAGACAGACCATCCTGGATATCAACATGAAAG GTACTCAGCTCCTGTTGGATGCTTGTGTGGAAGCCAGTGTCCCAGTCTTCATCTACAGCAGCACAGTGTCTGTAGCTGGACCAAACTCCTACAAGGAGATCATCCAGAATGGATGTGAGGAAGAGAATCATGAGAGCAGATGGTCTCATCCATACCCATACAGCAAAAAGATGGCTGAGAAGGCAGTGCTGGCAGCCAATGGGAGGAGCCTGAGAGATGGTGGCACTTTGCATACTTGTGCCTTAAGACTCCCATTCATCTATGGGGAAGGGAGCCAACACATTTCATATGTAGTGAATAGAGCACTCAAGAATAATGGCATACTTGACAGTTTTGCCAAATTCTCTGTGATCAACCCAGTATTTGTGAGTAATGCAGCCTGGGCACACATTCTGGCAGCCAGGGGCCTACAAGACCCCAACAAGGCACCAAACATCCAAGGTCAGTTCTACTACATCTCAGATGAAACCCCTCACCAAAGCTTTGTTGATTTACATTACACCCTGAGCAAGGACTGGGGCCTCCACCTTGATTCCAGTTGGAGCCTTCCTCTGCCCATGCTCTACTGGCTTGCCTTCCTGCTGGAAACTGTCAGTTTCCTGCTGCGTCCAATCTACAACTACCAGCCTCCTTTTAACCGCTGCTTGGTCACAATGTCAAATAGTGTGTTCACCTTCTCCTACAAGAAATCTCAGCGAGATCTGGGCTATGAGCCACCTGTCAGCTgggaggaagccagagagaaaaCTTCTCAGTGGATCGGGTCACTAGTGGAGCAGCACAAGGGCACACTGAACACAAAGTCTCAGTGA